TAGCAACTTAACAAATCATCTTAGGAAAAAGCCTCAGCTTGCTATCAATTTATATAAGTTATCCTTTCCTTTCTCAGTATATTTATAATAGAGAAAGTCAGGTCATCTGTTTTAAGTGTAGCATCCATGTTATCACTTTCTCTAGTGGGTGTCAAGAAGAGTGACTTAGAAGATGATAAGAGACTTTAGTAGTTTTGTAACCATTCTGTAACAATTCTCTGCATAAAAAATGATAAAATAGTTAGGTACTGTTAAGGAGAGAATCATGCCCGCAAGAAAATTAGAAGCTTATGAGTTTGAACAAATTCCCGAATCAAAACAAACTCCGCTTTATCAAGATTATACACCGGAAGCCCCAGTCGGCCCTGGCTTAAAAGAGATTTTATTTTTTGTAAATATTGCTTGTTTTTGTATTTTTATGGCACTTTTTAGTTTTATCTTTTTGGCCTTAAAACTAAATACAGC
Above is a window of Streptococcus oralis subsp. dentisani DNA encoding:
- a CDS encoding DUF3270 domain-containing protein, coding for MPARKLEAYEFEQIPESKQTPLYQDYTPEAPVGPGLKEILFFVNIACFCIFMALFSFIFLALKLNTALSFIVAMGTSFALLQLQRKIIKQKILK